AGGCGCTCAACAACGCCGTGAAGCACGCGGAGTGCCGCACGATCCGGGTGCACTGCCAGGTGGCGGCGCCGTACGCCGCGATCACCGTGGCCGACGACGGCAAGGGCCTGGGCGAGGCGCGTTCGGACTCCTACGGCATGGGCATCATGCGTGAGCGGGCCCACCTCATCGACGCCGACCTGGCGATCGAGGAACCACCCGGCGGCGGGCTGACCGTCAGCGTCCGGCTCTCCGCGGAGTCGGGACACCCGCCGGCCGCACCCACCCCCGAGACGAAGCAGGTGAGCACCACCCGATGAGCGAGAACATCTCCGTGCTGCTGGTCGACGACCACGAGCTGATCCGCGCCGGGCTGGCCGGCGTCTTCGACCTCCAGCCCGACATGACGGTCGTCGGGCAGGCGGGCTCGGTGGCCGAGGCCCTGACCCGCTTCGAGGAGCTGCGACCCGACGTGGTCGTCACCGACCTGCAGCTCGGCGACGGCACCGGCCTCGACATCGTCCGCACGCTGCGCCGCGACCACGACGACGTCGGGCTCATCGTGCTCACGATGCACTCCGGGGACGACCAGATCTTCGCCGCCATGGAGGCGGGGGCCTCCGGCTTCGTGGGCAAGGACGCTCCCTCCCCCGAGGTGGTCAAGGCCGCCCGGCACGCCTCGGTCTCCCCCCGCTCGTTCATCTGCAGCGGGCTGGTGGGGGCGATGATGCGCCGTGGGGCCGCTGAGTCCACCCGGCTGACCGACCGCGAGCACGAGGTCCTCGTCCTGCTCGCCGACGGCCTCGGCGCCGCCCAGATCGGCGCGCAGCTGTACATGAGCGAGTCGACCGCCAAGTCCCACATCGCCCGGATCTACCAGAAGCTCGGAGCCGCCAACCGCGCCCAGGCGCTGGTCACCGCGATGCGGATCGGGCTGCTCTCCAGCGTGCAGCGGCAGCCCGACGCCTGACCGACGGCCCGCTCCCACCCCCGTCAGCCGGGGCGCACTAGTCCGGAATGACTACTCCGGTCCGGACCTTCATGGGATGAACCTCCCGGGAGGTCCACAGGAGAATGGAGCCATGAGGCTCCTCGTCGGGGGCCGAAGACCACAGGGAGAAATCACATGCTCGAGTTCCTGCGCATCATGCTGGACGCCCGCTTCGAGGACCGCGACGAGCGCGGCGCCTCCGCCGTCGAGTACGGCCTGCTGATCGCCGGCATCGCGGCGCTGATCGTCGTCGTCGTGTTCGCCTTCGGCGGCGTGGTCGGGGACATCTTCTCCGACACGAGCAGCTGCATCTCTACCGGCGCCACCGCGACCAGCTGCTGATGGCGAGGCGCCCGGTCGACCGCGAGACCGGGGCGTCCTCCGTCGAGTACGGCCTGCTGATCGCTGGCATCGCCGCCGTGATTGTGCTGGTGATCTTCCTCTTCGGCGAGGAGGTCGCCGGGTTGTTCGACGACACCTGCGAGACCGTGGCCAGCACCACCTCGCAGACCTGCTAGCGGACCTGCCGCCTCGCGGCCGTGTGGCCCTCGCCCCGTCTCAGGACCGGGCGAGGGCCACACGCACGAGCAGGGTCGGGTGGCTGCCGAACCACCACTGAGACCAGGCCGGCGGCGTCGGGTCGGCCAGGGACCGCAGGGCCAGGCGACGCTGCAGGGCCACGAAGGCCTCCGGGTCCCCGGTCACCCGCAGCGCCTCCACGTCCGCGCGCAGCTCGATCGAGCGGCTGATGCCGTTCTGGACCGGGAGGGCCAGCAGGCCCCCCACCACGAGCAGCGCCACCATGGTCGGCACCGTCGCGGGCTCGCTCGGTCGCCTCCGCATGAGCAGCAGGCCCAGGAGGCCCGCCGCCGCGGCGGCCCCGCTGGCCCCGAGCAGGGTGCCGACGAGCACGTCGTCGTGCCGGGCGTGCGCGAGCTCGTGCGCCACGACGGAGAGGGCCTCCTCGCGCGGCACGTCGTCCACGAGGTTGTCGTAGAGCACCACCCGCCGGCTGCCGGCAAACCCGGAGACGTAGGCGTTGAGCGTGGTCGTGCGCCGGGAGGCGTCTGCGACCAGCACCTCGTCGACGGGCACGCCCTCGGCCTCCGCGAGCGCGAGGACGCCCGTGCGGAGCTCCCCCGGCGGCAGCGGCGCGAAGTCGTTGAACAGCGGCTCGACGACGAGCGGGTAGACGAAGCTGCCCGCGATCACCAGACCGGCGGCCATGGTGCCCACGACGGCCGGCCAGGCGCGGCGCCAGCGACGCGCGCAGCCCACGACCACCAGGGCGAGCAGGCCGGTCACCACGATGTCGAGGGCCTCGGAGACCACGAGGTCACGGGCGAACCCCGCCCACGACTGCTCCGACAGACCGGCCGCACGCACGTGCCGACGGGCCAGCACGGAGAACGCCGTCGTCGCGGCCCGGCTCGCCACCTCGATGCCGGCCACGACCGCCAGCACCTGGAGCCACCAGGGCCACGGCAGCCCGCCGACCCAGCGGCGCACCCGGGCGGAGGACGCGAGCAGCACCACCACCACCAGGTTCACGGCCGTGGCGGCCCAGCCCCACCGGCGCAGCACGCCCGAGAACTGCTCGGCTCGTGAGACCTCCATCGGGGTGAGGACCTCCCCCACCGGCACGGCGGCCGGTGTGCCTCCCGGCACCGGCGACCAGGGCACGAGCAGGACCGCCAGCAGTACGAAGACCGTGGTCGAGACCAGCGCCACGGCCAGGGCCACCCGTCGCTGGGAGCTCATCCAGCTCATCGTGCCGCTCGTCGCAGCTGCTGCTGCCAGGTGGCGGTCACCGCCGCCAGGTCGGTGTCCGCCGCGGCCAGGGCGACCCCCACGTCCTCGCCCTCGGAGGTGCGTCGGTAGACCTCGACCAGCCCCTCCTCGCCCACGATGGAGGCGAGCGCCCGGCAGGCCAGCCACGCCGCCTCGTACGCCGCACCGAGGTGCGGAGCCGTCAGGTCGAAGTCGGACTCACTGGGCAGCCGTCCCGGAACGCCGTCCTCCCGCACCAGTGCCAGGACCTGCGCGGCGGTGCGGGACAGCGGCAGGTCCACGTCGCGCAGGGCGACGTAGTCGGCGAAGCCCTCGACCAGCCACACCGGCGCCCGGCTGGTCGGTGCGCCGGTGACGGCGTGGACCGCCTCGTGGGTCATGACCACCTGGGCGCCCGTCCGGCGCAACCGCCCCAGCTCGGCGGGGTTGACGAAGACGTGGACGGGCGAGGAGGCCGAGAGCAGGCCGTCGACCGAGGCGGTGACGGCGGCCACGTCGCGGTAGGTGCCCTCGGGCACCCCCAGCAGTGCGTCGAGGCCGGCTGCGTCGGCGGGCACCTCGACCACGAGTGGACCCGTCGAGGCTCCCAGCACCCGCGCCGCCTGCGGCACGGCGCGCCGCGCCAGCATGGAGTACGGCGCGGGGTCGGCGCCCGCGGTGACCACGAGCGTGCCCGCGCCCCGGTCCACCAGCACCGGGCCGGTCAGCCACAGCGGCACCCGCCCCCCGGTGAAGCCCGTGGTCCCCAGCGTGCCGTCGACCGTGCGCAGGCCGACCTCGACCTCGCTGCGGGCGACCCCGCTGTCGACCCCTCCCCACGACCAGCTCAGGTCGGCCCGGACCGCCCAGGCACCGCTCCCGTCGGGCACCCCGACCACGTCGACGTAGCGCAGGTCCAGGTCGCGGACCCGCAGCCGGCGGGCGTTGTCGGCAAGGGACTCCAGCAGGTCCTCCGATGCGGCGTCACCGGTCGGAGCGAGGGCGGCCGCTGCCCCCGCGTCGCCGTCGGCCAGGGCGTCCTCGAGACCCTCCAGTACCCGGGTGGCGCCGGCCGGGTCAGCGGCGTTCGTCGACGTGGTCGGCGGGGCGGCGACGTAGGGCCCCTCGACGACACGGCCGATGACCAGCACCGCGGCGAGCACGCCCGTGACCACCAGGGCCAGGACGAGGCGCGGGCGACGGCGCCGCGCAGTGGGCGCGGCGTCGGTGAGGTCAGCCAGGGCGGACAGCGCCGACGTACGGCATGGAGTGCAGCGGGGAGACCCGCACGCCCTGGCTGGGGTTGGCCGCGTGGACGATCATGCCGTTGCCGATGTAGATGCCGACGTGGCTGATCGGGCTGTAGTAGAAGACCAGGTCGCCGGGCTGCAGGGCGCTGGCGGCGATGCGCGGACCGGAGGAGAACTGCGCACCCGAGGAGTGCGGCAGGCCGACGCCGGCCTGGCCGTAGGCCCGCATGGTCAGCCCTGAGCAGTCGAAGGCGCTCGGGCCGGCGGCGCCGTAGACGTAGGCCTTGCCGACCTGGGCCATGGCGTACTGGATGGCGGCCGCGGCGCGGCCCGAGGCCGGCACGGAGGACGGGACCCGGTCGCTGTCGCGCGAGAGGACCTCTTCGCGCTCCTCGGCCTCCAGGCGGGCCAGGAGGCTCTCGGCCTCGTCGAGCTTCGACTCGATGGTCGACTTCTCCTCGGCCAGCCGGTCCTTGAGCCGCGTGACCTCGGCGGTGCGCCGGGTGGTGGCCTGCAGCCGGATGCCGAGGGCCTTGACCTCCGAGGCGTAGGAGTCGAAGAGCTGGTCGGTGAGGCTGTCGTAGGCAGACATCGTCGACATCTGCGACAGGAACGCCGACGGGTCACCCGACAGGGCGACCTGACCGACCGCCGAGAGCCGGTGACCCTCGTAGGTGCGGACCACCGCGTCGCGGACGCGGTTGCGCACCGCGCGCATCCGCTTGTCCTGCCGGGCCTGGTCGGAGGTGACCGCCTTCAGGTCGCGCTTGAGCTCGCCGAGCTCGAGACGGGCGTCGTTGTAGCGCTCGGAGGCCTGCTCCGCCTCGTGGTAGAGCCGGTCGACCCGGGACTTCACGTCGTCGATGTCCGGCTCGGCCTGCGCCGGCGTGGACGGCACGAGGCCGACGAGTCCCGCCAGCAGTGCGGCGGAGAGGAAGGTGGCGAGTCGAGAGCGACGCTGCAGCACGAGCGAGTGGTCTCCCTTGCTGTGACGACGGCGCTCGCGCGGACCCGGCCGGCCCGCTGGTCACGAACGCCCCGCGTGACGGTAGTCGGTGGGACGGAGCCCGGCCAAACCTCCGGGGCATGTCGCACGACGATTTCACGCTGGGCCGACCGATCCCCTGCCACAGCAGGGTCCTGGTGTCACTCCCGTCACACCCGCCACATCGACGGCGCCGCCGACGTGCACGGCACGAGTACGTCAGGCGGTGGCGATGTCGGAGCCCGGGAGGTCGGACCCGGAGGCGTCCGGCCCCGGCCCGTCGGTCGGGGTCACCAGCCGCAGCGGCGGCACCAGCCCTCCGTCCGCGAGGGCGCCCAGCAGCGCCCGGTCCTCCTCGTCGAAGCCCAGCTCGGGTGGGGGGCCGAGCAGCACCGTCACCACGCAGTCGTGGCAGGCCAGCCCGCGCACCACGCAGGTGTCGCAATCGATCCTCGTCGTCATGCTCCGCACGCTCGCAGCGAGCACCGACAGTCCGCGCCGCCCACGTCCCGACCGGCGTGTCGCGTTCCACGCCGTGGGTCCCGTACGCGTGACACGATCCCCCGGATGTCGTCCCCGATGCGCCGCGGTCTCGCCTGGGCCGTGTGGACCCTCCTGCTCGCGGGCGTCCTGCTCACCACGATCTCGACCCGGTACGTCGTCAACGACGTGCTGTCGGCCAACCTGGGCGCCTGGCGCCTCGCGACCACGGGGATGCCCTGGCTCGACGGCTTTCCACTGGAGGCGATCGAGACCAAGCCCGGGCAGCACCTGTGGGTGCGGGAGTCCCTGCACGGACACCAGGTGGTGTTCCGCTCCCCCGGCGCGATCGCTGCCGGCATCCCGGCGTACCTCTGGTCACGAGGCACCGCCCCCGAGGACTTCTCACTCGTCCCCGCCTCGGTGCTGGCTGTCGTGCTCACCCTCCTCACCCTGGGTCTGATGGCTCGGGCACTGCTGCCCCACCTCGGGCACGCCGCGACCATGGTCGCCGTCAGCGCGCTGGCGCTGGCGACCCCCGTCTGGGCGGTGTCCGCCGACAGCCTGTGGCCGCACACCGTCACCCTGCTCGGCATCGCCGGGATGGCCTGGGCCGCCTCCCGGTCCCCCGCGGGATCGTGGGGGACCGTCGGCGCCTTCGGAGGCGTGGCGCTGTGGGGGCGCCTGCACGCGTCCGTGGTCGTGGCCGTCCTGGGGCTCGTCGTGGCGGCGCGCCGGCGTGAGCTGCGTCCCGCGGTGGCCGCGGGCCTCGTCAGCGGCGCGTTCCTGGCCGGTGCGACGGCGTGGAGTCGGTGGGTGTACGGCGAGTGGGATCCCGCCGGCGGCTACGCCTCGGTCGACGTCTACGCCTCCAGGGCCGCCGAGGGGCAGCGCTGGGACCAGCTGGCGAACCTGGCGGGTCTCTGGGTCTCCCCGGGACGAGGGCTCCTCGTCGTCACCCCCTGCATCCTCCTGCTGCTGCCGGCGTTGGCCCGCCACTGGCGGGGACTGCCGGACTGGGCGACCGCCCTGCTCCTCGGAGGGCTCGCGTACTCGGTGGTGCAGGGACTGATGAACGTCTTCGCGGGTGGGACCGGCTTCTACGGGTACCGGCTGATGCTCGAGACGATGGCGTGCGCGTTCCCCGCTCTGACCCTGAGCGCCCATCGGGCCGGCCGCGTGGCGCGAGCGCTCCTGCCCGGGCTGCTGGGAGCCCAGACCGTGGCCGTGGCGGTCGGCGCCGTGCGGGAGGCCTACTCCGTCGATCCGGACGAGGCGTGGCGCAGCAACGCACTGTGGTGGGCGGTCACCGACGTCCCTGCCACAGGAGCGGCTCTCGTGGCCGCGGCTCTCGTCGCCACGATGGCGGTCCGGGTCCTGGCGCCGCAGTGGTACGTCGGTGGCTCAGCCGCCCAGCAGTCCCAGCAACGCGGCTGAGGCGACCGCGCGGGCACCGGCCCGCTGGCAGCGCGCCTGCACCTCCCGGTCGTCGCTGACCACGAGCACGACCCGTCCGCGTGGCTCTGCCTCGACGAGCTGCCCGATCACCTCGTCGGCGATGACCCCCTTGGGGCTGAAGAGCACCTTGACCCCGCGCGGCTGGGACGTCGGGGGCCGGGTGTCGGCGTCCGCACCGTCGAAGACGACGGTCGTCTCGGCCCCGGTGCGGGCCACGAGGGGTGCCATCGCCGTGAGCAGCCGGGTGCGTTGGGCCTCCAGCGAGGAGCCCGACCAGGCACCCATGGACACGTTGTAGCCGTCGACGACCAGTCGGGACCGGGGCAGTGAGAGGTACTGCTCGAGCAGCGCGGGCCCGACCTCCGGCACCGCGCGGGGACCGGGCACCTCCGGAGCCGCCAGGGACTCCTCGACCCGTTCACCGGGGCTGGTCGTGACCGGGGGCAGCGCCAGCTCACGGCGCAGGCCGGCGGCCGCGTCGAGGATGGTGTCGAGCAGGACCCGGGTGCGTGCCGTGGCCTGCTCCTTCTCGCTGCGGCCACCTCGTCGGCCCTGACGCGCCTCGGCCTCGAGCCGCTCGACCTCGGCCCGCAGCCGACGGACCTCCTTCTCCCGGGCGGCGAGAGCGACCTCGGCCGCGGCCCGACCCTCCTCGGCGGCGTGCGCCGCGGCGACGGCCTCCTCGTCGACGTCACGTCGCTGGGCGCGGGCCTCCCCCAGCTTGCGTCGCAGCTGGGAGACCTCGGCCTTGTACCCCTCGACCTGCTGGCGGTACGAGGCGCGCAGGTCGCGCAGCTCGGCCTCGGCCTGCTCCGCCCGCTGCTGCCACCGCTCCTCGCGCGCCTGGACGACGGCCTCCTGCTGCTGCGCGGCGTGCTGCTCGACCTCGCTGACCGAGGTGTCCAGGCGGCGGGTCCAGCCCTGGGGCCGCACCAGCCAGTCCAGGGCGGCGGCCTCGAGGGAGTCGTGCATGGTGCCGTCTCGCAGCGCGACCAGCTCGTCCTGCCGGCGTACCGACACCTGGTGGGCGATCCGGTCCCGCAGGTCCTCGTCGGCGAGGCCGGCGGTGATCGCCTGGCCCCCCAGGCGGGCGCGTCGCGCCGGCGCGAACCCGGCCACCTTGCGCAGCGCCGCAGGCAGCTGGGGCACCTCGGGCAGCACGTCAGCGACCAGGGTGAGGACCCTGGTGCGCACCGCCACCGGCAGCTCGTCCAGCCGGACCGTCCCGCTCACCTGCACTCCCCCTCACGACTCGTGTCCGCTCAGCGTAGGCCGCGCGTCGCCACCGCGTTGTCGGCGCACCGATCTAGCGTCGTCCCCATGACCAGCAGCCGTGCAGGAGCCCTGTGGGAGGGCCAGCGCAGCTTCGACGAGCTCGGCCGACCCCTGCGCGACCTCACCTTCTGCGTGGTCGACCTCGAGACCACCGGCGGTTCCCCGACCTCGGGGTCCATGATCACCGAGATCGGGGCGGTCAAGGTGCGCGGCGGGGAGGTCCTCGGGGAGTTCCAGACCCTGGTCGACCCCGGTACCGAGATCCCGCCCTTCATCGCCGTCCTCACCGGCATCACCAACGCGATGGTGGCCGGGGCCCCGCGCATCGAGTCCGCCCTGCCCGCCTTCCTCGAGTTCGCCGCCGGGAGCGTCCTCGTCGCCCACAACGCCCCCTTCGACGTGGGGTTCCTGCAGCACTTCGCGGCCCTGCAGCAGCGGCCCTGGCCGCGCTTCGAGGTCGTCGACACCGCGCGACTGGCCCGCAAGGTCGTCACCCGCGACGACGCCCCCAACTGCAAGCTCTCCTCCCTGGCCCGCCTGTTCGGGGCCGGCACGACGCCCAACCACCGGGCGCTGGCCGACGCTCGGGCCACGGTCGACGTGCTGCACGGCCTCATGGGGCGCCTGGGCGGTCAGGGCGTGCACACGCTCGAGGAGCTGCAGACGTTCACCTCGCGGGTGAGCGCGGCCCAGCGCCGCAAGCGGCACCTCGCCGAGGGACTGCCGCACTCCCCCGGCGTCTACCTGTTCCGCGACCAGACCCAGCGCGTGCTCTACGTCGGCACCAGCAAGGACCTCCGCACCCGCGTCCGTTCCTACTTCACCGCCTCCGAGACCCGGTCCCGCATGGGTGAGATGGTCGGGCTGGCCGCCTCGGTCACCGGCATCGAGTGCGCGACCCCGCTCGAGGCGGCGGTGCGCGAGCTGCGACTCATCGCCGAGCACAAGCCGCGCTACAACCGCCGGTCCAAGCACCCGGAGAAGACCCACTTCGTCAAGCTCACCCGTGAGCCGTGGCCGCGGCTCTCGCTGGTCTCCAAGGTCCTCGACGACGGCGCCGACTACCTGGGTCCGTTCTCCTCCCGCCGCGCGGCCCAGTCGGGCCTCGACGTGCTGCACGAGACCTTCCCCGTGCGCCAGTGCGCCGACCGCATCGGCCCGCGCACCCGGCGCACCCCGTGCGTGCTGGCCGAGATGGGCCGCTGCCTCTCGCCGTGCGACGGCTCCGCCGACGAGGCGACGTACGCCGCCGTGGTCCGTCAGCTGCGCGACACCCTGCTGCGCCGCCCCGACGCGGTCGTGGAGCAGATCAACCGGCGGATGAACGCCCTGGCCGACGACGAGCGCTTCGAGGAGGCCGGCGTGCACCGGGACCGGCTCGCCGCGTTCGTCCGCGCAGCGGCCCGCACCCAGCGCGTCGGTGCCCTCAGCGGCTGTTCGGAGGTCGTCGCGGCCCGCCGCGAGGACGACGGCCGTTGGGCCGTGCACGTGGTGCGGTTCGGCCGGCTGGCCGCCGCGGGGGTGATCCCCGCCGGAGCCGACGCGGTGGCCTACGTCGAGCAGCTGCGGGCGAGCGCGGAGACGGTCCGCACGGCCCCGGGTCCCGCTCCTGCCGCCACCGTCGAGGAGACCGAGAGGATCCTCGGCTGGCTCGAGCAGCCGGGCATCCGGTTGGTCGACGTCCTGGGCGAGTGGGTCTGCCCGGTCGCCGGTGCCACCAAGGAGCTGGCCGTGCACGAGCGCGTACGCCGGTCGCGGGACGCGCTCGCGGGTACGGTGACCCCGTGATCACCGCCATCGTGTTCGTCAACGCCGAGGTCGCCCGGATCCCCGAGGTGGCCGAGGAGATCGCTGCGATCGACGGCGTCTCGGAGGTCTACTCCGTGACCGGTCAGGTCGACCTGATCGCGCTGGTGCGCGTGCGGCAGCACGAGGACGTGGCCAACGTCGTCGCCGACCGCATCAACAAGGTCCCCGGGGTCACCGACACCGAGACCCACATCGCCTTCCGCACCCACTCCCGTCACGACCTCGAGGCCGCGTTCTCCCTCGGTCTGGACTGACCGCGCCGTGGTCTCCCGGGCTGCTCGGGTCTGGTTGCCCGCGCTCACGCTGCTCGGCGTGCTGGTCGTGGCCGTGGCCCGGGCCGCACGACCCCTCACGAACCCCGACACCTACTTCCACCTGCGCTTCGGGGCGGAGTTCCTCGCCGGGTGGTCCTTGCGCGACCCGGGCAGCGTGTCGACGTCCGCGACCCGGGACTGGCTGCCGACCCAGTGGCTGCCGCAGGTGCTCATGGCGGCCATC
This genomic window from Nocardioides marinus contains:
- a CDS encoding Flp family type IVb pilin; translated protein: MARRPVDRETGASSVEYGLLIAGIAAVIVLVIFLFGEEVAGLFDDTCETVASTTSQTC
- a CDS encoding NYN domain-containing protein, whose protein sequence is MSGTVRLDELPVAVRTRVLTLVADVLPEVPQLPAALRKVAGFAPARRARLGGQAITAGLADEDLRDRIAHQVSVRRQDELVALRDGTMHDSLEAAALDWLVRPQGWTRRLDTSVSEVEQHAAQQQEAVVQAREERWQQRAEQAEAELRDLRASYRQQVEGYKAEVSQLRRKLGEARAQRRDVDEEAVAAAHAAEEGRAAAEVALAAREKEVRRLRAEVERLEAEARQGRRGGRSEKEQATARTRVLLDTILDAAAGLRRELALPPVTTSPGERVEESLAAPEVPGPRAVPEVGPALLEQYLSLPRSRLVVDGYNVSMGAWSGSSLEAQRTRLLTAMAPLVARTGAETTVVFDGADADTRPPTSQPRGVKVLFSPKGVIADEVIGQLVEAEPRGRVVLVVSDDREVQARCQRAGARAVASAALLGLLGG
- a CDS encoding response regulator transcription factor, producing MSENISVLLVDDHELIRAGLAGVFDLQPDMTVVGQAGSVAEALTRFEELRPDVVVTDLQLGDGTGLDIVRTLRRDHDDVGLIVLTMHSGDDQIFAAMEAGASGFVGKDAPSPEVVKAARHASVSPRSFICSGLVGAMMRRGAAESTRLTDREHEVLVLLADGLGAAQIGAQLYMSESTAKSHIARIYQKLGAANRAQALVTAMRIGLLSSVQRQPDA
- a CDS encoding Flp family type IVb pilin, with product MLEFLRIMLDARFEDRDERGASAVEYGLLIAGIAALIVVVVFAFGGVVGDIFSDTSSCISTGATATSC
- a CDS encoding NlpC/P60 family protein, which translates into the protein MLQRRSRLATFLSAALLAGLVGLVPSTPAQAEPDIDDVKSRVDRLYHEAEQASERYNDARLELGELKRDLKAVTSDQARQDKRMRAVRNRVRDAVVRTYEGHRLSAVGQVALSGDPSAFLSQMSTMSAYDSLTDQLFDSYASEVKALGIRLQATTRRTAEVTRLKDRLAEEKSTIESKLDEAESLLARLEAEEREEVLSRDSDRVPSSVPASGRAAAAIQYAMAQVGKAYVYGAAGPSAFDCSGLTMRAYGQAGVGLPHSSGAQFSSGPRIAASALQPGDLVFYYSPISHVGIYIGNGMIVHAANPSQGVRVSPLHSMPYVGAVRPG
- a CDS encoding M48 family metalloprotease, yielding MSSQRRVALAVALVSTTVFVLLAVLLVPWSPVPGGTPAAVPVGEVLTPMEVSRAEQFSGVLRRWGWAATAVNLVVVVLLASSARVRRWVGGLPWPWWLQVLAVVAGIEVASRAATTAFSVLARRHVRAAGLSEQSWAGFARDLVVSEALDIVVTGLLALVVVGCARRWRRAWPAVVGTMAAGLVIAGSFVYPLVVEPLFNDFAPLPPGELRTGVLALAEAEGVPVDEVLVADASRRTTTLNAYVSGFAGSRRVVLYDNLVDDVPREEALSVVAHELAHARHDDVLVGTLLGASGAAAAAGLLGLLLMRRRPSEPATVPTMVALLVVGGLLALPVQNGISRSIELRADVEALRVTGDPEAFVALQRRLALRSLADPTPPAWSQWWFGSHPTLLVRVALARS
- a CDS encoding Lrp/AsnC family transcriptional regulator, which encodes MITAIVFVNAEVARIPEVAEEIAAIDGVSEVYSVTGQVDLIALVRVRQHEDVANVVADRINKVPGVTDTETHIAFRTHSRHDLEAAFSLGLD
- a CDS encoding DEDD exonuclease domain-containing protein yields the protein MTSSRAGALWEGQRSFDELGRPLRDLTFCVVDLETTGGSPTSGSMITEIGAVKVRGGEVLGEFQTLVDPGTEIPPFIAVLTGITNAMVAGAPRIESALPAFLEFAAGSVLVAHNAPFDVGFLQHFAALQQRPWPRFEVVDTARLARKVVTRDDAPNCKLSSLARLFGAGTTPNHRALADARATVDVLHGLMGRLGGQGVHTLEELQTFTSRVSAAQRRKRHLAEGLPHSPGVYLFRDQTQRVLYVGTSKDLRTRVRSYFTASETRSRMGEMVGLAASVTGIECATPLEAAVRELRLIAEHKPRYNRRSKHPEKTHFVKLTREPWPRLSLVSKVLDDGADYLGPFSSRRAAQSGLDVLHETFPVRQCADRIGPRTRRTPCVLAEMGRCLSPCDGSADEATYAAVVRQLRDTLLRRPDAVVEQINRRMNALADDERFEEAGVHRDRLAAFVRAAARTQRVGALSGCSEVVAARREDDGRWAVHVVRFGRLAAAGVIPAGADAVAYVEQLRASAETVRTAPGPAPAATVEETERILGWLEQPGIRLVDVLGEWVCPVAGATKELAVHERVRRSRDALAGTVTP